A DNA window from Naumovozyma dairenensis CBS 421 chromosome 7, complete genome contains the following coding sequences:
- the NDAI0G00610 gene encoding uncharacterized protein → MESYNYNITGLTGNARKYTMECMQRSIRIADSIMDGLISCQLLIEILNQCIYFNTKALSDGVFSEVVAPLTTLKVISQSKSLPTNLPNSSLRFNVPSNGQKPAFEKPFVTPPPGLDSTAYDGFNKGFIPNNAYSGFNDYGVPPQASPFYFHSHMYPIMGNQRIPFQPPFMAFSPASNVPSFIPPFHQPSDDNISQGMDSTTYNGSHATMPKMSQFSAGNRLMPISNESEFNGWIKTFIKYLRHQNLGHVIPDRLGNTGNIKEPEKDFIIEAFNYCVPSTAYPKWFQFALTNEYIELIDVIGRAMSLAEDKAGVDEIYEQLLAVKYDGKSDAILFKKLLNSLIAKGEKVGIHIPNEVLCQRIASNLTDSYRPIADFYRMNYGNVSLEDLLVNYRYLSSRV, encoded by the coding sequence ATGGAATCTTAcaattataatataacagGATTAACTGGAAACGCTAGGAAATATACCATGGAATGTATGCAACGATCCATAAGAATTGCTGATTCAATAATGGATGGATTAATAAGTTgtcaattattaattgaaattttaaatCAATGTATTTACTTTAATACCAAGGCATTAAGTGATGGTGTTTTTTCCGAGGTGGTAGCGCCGCTAACGACTTTAAAGGTGATTTCTCAATCCAAGAGTTTGCCAACCAATTTGccaaattcatcattacGTTTCAATGTCCCTTCTAATGGACAAAAACCTGCATTCGAGAAACCCTTTGTCACACCTCCACCTGGATTGGATTCAACTGCTTATGACGGTTTTAACAAGGGTTTTATCCCAAATAATGCATACTCGGGTTTCAACGATTATGGCGTTCCTCCACAAGCTTCTCCATTCTACTTTCATTCACACATGTATCCAATCATGGGGAATCAAAGAATCCCATTCCAACCACCATTTATGGCTTTCTCTCCTGCATCCAATGTTCCAAGTTTTATACCACCATTTCATCAACCTTCCGATGACAATATTTCTCAAGGAATGGATAGTACTACTTACAATGGATCTCACGCAACAATGCCCAAAATGTCCCAATTTTCCGCTGGTAACCGCTTAATGCCTATCTCAAATGAATCCGAATTCAACGGATGGATCAAAACGTTCATCAAGTACCTTAGACATCAAAATCTAGGTCACGTCATTCCTGATCGACTAGGTAATACTGGTAATATCAAAGAACCCGAAAAGGACTTCATCATTGAGGCATTCAATTATTGTGTGCCATCCACAGCGTACCCCAAATGGTTTCAATTCGCATTAACCAATGAGtatattgaattaattgatgtTATTGGTAGAGCTATGTCACTTGCTGAAGATAAAGCGGGTGTTGACGAAATTTATGAACAACTTCTTGCTGTCAAGTACGATGGCAAATCCGATGCAATTTTGTTTAAGAAACTGCTCAATAGCTTAATCGCTAAAGGTGAAAAAGTTGGTATCCATATTCCCAATGAAGTGTTATGTCAGCGTATTGCCAGTAATCTCACAGATTCCTATAGACCAATTGCTGATTTTTATCGTATGAATTATGGTAATGTTTCTTTAGAAGACTTGCTCGTTAATTACAGATATCTCAGCAGCAGAGTTTAG
- the BDP1 gene encoding transcription factor TFIIIB subunit BDP1 (similar to Saccharomyces cerevisiae BDP1 (YNL039W); ancestral locus Anc_2.282): MSSVVNKSGTRFAPKARQRRAGTSTPTPVPLPMPVQKPIITNDEALHNQEVEGEDEIPAKNSDHDNNAEPPSPKAKTVVEETSTYNKLTTKVNTFAMHLQNGDSISPSQTSTQLNQQDDAIPIPKSAVINPPTTVRSGRLASLSKTINAPLFKTDYTANTTVTDGKKERRLSTISTSLPKKIKMANAMVTENDNATLNALKRRRMSSRSSVSKKTGSQRRISVVSKINVPVGKSTSSSSSASSSKATSRATSINSSLNGVYTATPIPNPARIKVGEEEEFFQKTDALYGKYIIKNFKEIPKNIRDDDSKRYMIDEEKFTIAELCKPNLPIGEISENFEKSKMANKLKLTKRKYKREMRKRAREEFRSLRSLNKEEEEEERENRKQAAEKLLNTDVPDSYKPHTAIQLKLNPDGTLAVDEESTVVDRHKNASLENAHKQKVDENPFEKLYNSATYGRNSFTDPWTTEEIIKFYKALSMWGTDFNLIAQLFPYRTRRQIKSKFINEEKKHPIMIELALRSRLPPNFDQYCADIRRELGTVSDFNKKLEDLQLEHQENLKQIQLAKDNAKMEDSTLVKEDASNTNKKGPGGFMSNDLKVYRKTEVVLGTIDDIKRKREEEEDEGDNDSDADKHEVGHHHRINKIEMAK, translated from the coding sequence ATGAGTAGTGTTGTTAATAAAAGTGGAACTCGTTTTGCCCCAAAGGCAAGGCAACGGAGAGCTGGTACTTCCACTCCTACTCCAGTACCATTGCCTATGCCTGTCCAGAAACCAATTATTACCAATGATGAAGCATTACATAACCAAGAAGTTGAAGGTGAGGATGAGATTCCGGCCAAAAATAGCGatcatgataataatgctgAACCGCCTTCACCAAAGGCAAAAACTGTAGTTGAAGAAACTTCCACATATAATAAGCTTACTACTAAAGTTAATACATTCGCCATGCATTTGCAAAATGGTGATTCTATCTCGCCTTCTCAAACGAGCACACAACTTAATCAACAAGATGATGCAATTCCAATACCGAAATCAGCAGTAATCAACCCACCAACAACCGTAAGATCAGGAAGATTAGCATCATTAAGTAAGACCATAAATGCACCATTATTTAAAACCGATTATACAGCTAATACTACTGTCACAGATGgtaaaaaggaaagaagaCTATCCACAATCTCTACATCTTTACcgaagaaaattaaaatgGCCAATGCGATGGTTacagaaaatgataatgctACATTGAATGCCCTAAAGAGACGCCGGATGTCAAGTAGATCATCTGTCTCTAAGAAGACAGGCTCGCAACGTAGAATTAGTGTCGTTTCCAAAATAAACGTCCCTGTGGGTAAATCAActtcttcgtcttcttcagcatcatcatctaaagCCACATCTAGAGCAACTTCTATTAATTCTTCACTGAATGGAGTTTATACAGCGACACCAATTCCAAATCCAGCAAGAATTAAAGTTGgtgaagaggaagaatttttccaaaagaCAGATGCCTTGtatggaaaatatattattaagaatttcaaagaaatccCAAAGAATATTCGAGACGATGATTCAAAACGTTATAtgattgatgaagaaaagtTCACCATTGCAGAATTATGTAAGCCAAATTTGCCCATTGGTGAAATTtctgaaaattttgaaaaatcaaaaatggcaaataaattgaaattaacCAAAAGGAAATATAAGAGAGAGATGAGGAAGCGTGCTCGTGAAGAATTTAGATCATTACGttcattaaataaagaagaagaagaggaagagaGGGAAAATCGTAAACAAGCTgcagaaaaattattgaatacTGATGTTCCTGATAGTTATAAACCCCATACTGcaattcaattgaaattaaatccTGATGGTACTTTAGCCGTCGATGAAGAATCCACAGTGGTGGATAGACATAAGAATGCAAGTTTAGAAAATGCACATAAACAAAAAGTCGATGAGAatccatttgaaaaattatataattcagCTACATATGGTAGGAATTCTTTTACTGATCCATGGACTACAGAggaaatcattaaattttataAAGCTTTATCCATGTGGGGGACGgattttaatttaattgcACAATTATTCCCATATAGAACAAGAAGACAAATTAAatctaaatttattaatgaagaaaagaaacacCCAATTATGATTGAATTAGCACTTCGATCAAGATTACCACCAAATTTCGATCAATATTGTGCTGATATTAGAAGAGAATTAGGTACCGTTTCTGATttcaataagaaattagaagatttacaattagaacatcaagaaaatttgaaacaaattcaattagCTAAGGATAATGCCAAGATGGAAGATTCAACTTTGGTTAAAGAGGACGCATCCAATACTAACAAAAAGGGTCCTGGTGGGTTTATGtctaatgatttgaaagtATATAGAAAGACAGAAGTTGTTCTTGGTACCATTGATGATATAAAGAGGAAAAgagaagaggaagaagatgaaggCGACAATGATAGCGACGCAGATAAACACGAAGTAGGTCATCATCAcagaataaataaaatagagATGGCAAAATAA
- the NDAI0G00630 gene encoding uncharacterized protein (similar to Saccharomyces cerevisiae YNL035C; ancestral locus Anc_2.283), producing MSISPYSLLNSHSFGSNNWCFKFQPLDKANGLLLSLSNGEIHCLDFGTCQSKQSIRVSNLSINDLKILNSDFHCGSLFSTATAESVKIFDINSNNGPIATLHNDKNVPFLSLDSRHGLLAMGTELQGVDAQINIYDIRKWDTPLRSLIDSHHDDVTALKFHPSDPTVLLSGSTDGYTNVYDLTQQDEDDALHQVMNYASIHSCGWLSPNRIFTLSHMETFAIHELNDKSEELKEPQPLDFGDVREKWGCDYVIDVYPGYIAAGKSQEGNGQLKLIPTNGENISVKDSVVIPSAHGDEVIRDVFIPPSHSELVYSCGEDGFVNLWKNNNGALNVPEQFWDYSKRTMHVLDGDFSLESGNEVEKSKLGVEKREKSKKSKSKKSKKKEKKHSKSQRFKPY from the coding sequence atgagCATTTCACCGTATTCCTTGCTAAACTCGCACTCATTCGGTTCGAATAATTGGtgtttcaaatttcaacCATTAGATAAAGCAAATGGCCTTCTACTCAGCTTAAGTAATGGTGAGATACATTGTCTCGATTTTGGAACATGTCAATCCAAACAATCCATTCGAGTAAGTAATCTCTCAATCAATGATCTAAAGATACTAAACAGTGATTTCCATTGCGGGTCATTATTCAGTACAGCTACAGCAGAATCAGTGAAAATATTCGacataaattcaaataatggtCCCATTGCAACTTTGCATAACGATAAGAACGTACCTTTCCTCTCCTTGGATTCAAGACATGGTCTATTGGCAATGGGTACGGAATTACAAGGTGTGGATGCacaaattaatatatacGACATTAGAAAATGGGATACTCCATTGCGTTCATTGATTGATTCACACCATGATGATGTTACTGCTCTTAAATTCCATCCATCTGATCCAACTGTCTTGTTAAGTGGGTCCACTGATGGATATACTAACGTTTACGATTTGACTCaacaagatgaagatgatgcaTTGCATCAAGTTATGAATTATGCGTCTATTCATTCGTGTGGATGGTTATCACCAAATAGAATTTTCACACTGTCTCATATGGAAACGTTTGCCATTcatgaattgaatgataaatctgaagaattgaaagaacCTCAACCTTTGGATTTTGGTGACGTGAGAGAGAAGTGGGGGTGCGATTATGTCATTGATGTATATCCTGGTTACATTGCTGCAGGTAAATCACAAGAGGGGAATGGgcaattgaaattgataccAACAAATGGTGAAAATATATCTGTTAAAGATTCTGTTGTTATCCCATCAGCACATGGTGATGAAGTCATTAGGGACGTTTTTATTCCTCCTAGTCATTCAGAATTGGTGTATTCTTGTGGAGAAGATGGTTTTGTCAATCtatggaaaaataataatggtgcTTTGAATGTTCCAGAGCAATTTTGGGATTACTCTAAAAGAACAATGCATGTCTTGGATGGAGACTTTTCTCTGGAGTCAGGAAATGAAGTTGAAAAGAGTAAACTTGGAGTTGAAAAGAGAGAAAAGAgtaaaaaatcaaaaagtAAGAAATctaagaagaaggaaaagaaacattCCAAATCGCAACGTTTCAAACCATACTGA
- the ARK1 gene encoding serine/threonine protein kinase ARK1 (similar to Saccharomyces cerevisiae PRK1 (YIL095W) and ARK1 (YNL020C); ancestral locus Anc_2.284) → MNQPQVAIYHPGTLLSVGSHQARIIKYLTSGGFAQVYTAEISPIDPFINSSIVCLKRVIVPDKPSLNTLRAEVDAMKLLRNNTHVVSYIDSHAAKFDTNIGSYEVFLLMEYCDRGGLIDFMNTRLQNRLHENEILDIMSQVSQGVAAMHALQPPLLHRDIKIENVLLTSRGHYKLCDFGSVCGIIRPPTNPQEFTYVQHDIMKNTTAQYRSPEMINLGKGLPINEKSDIWALGVFLYKLCYYTTPFEKTGENAILHASFQFPNFPHYSDRMKSLIRITLNVQPSQRPNIYQLLEEVSKIQNVPCPIPDFYLQRKLAQAQAQTQAQDVVMNVPIPSYPVAIPAITNNNGSYNYNMSIASATINPQNANNNNTNNNPYTVASNNVTGILQSINAPLLNVPLQPNRPISSQKKHIQKSQTMPMPSMDANLKKSTCQLGHTTLSIPNKNNDVIQKRASVSSSRSSPLLQERIISTDMSFSSDDDKDDDSSIHTDEQNVKIDTQPLTHTISKTKSLFDNNDNVEHGRSLNKHATKREKHRSLPPLQRNTLKNNFDQMYDDTTQSNSKSSTPEKSILSNQETKEQIKKKMLEKLQRVKSITASTPTLPTTSNDKEVAQKKKQNQLFL, encoded by the coding sequence ATGAATCAACCGCAAGTAGCAATCTATCATCCTGGTACACTCCTATCTGTGGGATCCCATCAAGCAAGAATTATAAAATACTTAACAAGCGGAGGTTTCGCACAAGTCTATACAGCAGAAATTTCACCCATTGATCCATTCATTAATTCCAGTATAGTATGTTTGAAACGCGTTATTGTCCCTGATAAACCAAGTTTAAACACTTTAAGAGCTGAAGTGGATGCCATGAAACTCCTGAGAAACAATACTCACGTTGTCTCTTATATCGATTCACATGCCGCTAAATTCGATACCAACATTGGCTCATATGAAGTTTTCCTATTAATGGAATATTGCGATAGAGGAGGACTTATAGATTTCATGAATACAAGATTGCAAAATAGATTGCATGAAAATGAGATATTGGATATTATGTCTCAAGTTTCACAAGGTGTTGCCGCTATGCATGCATTACAACCACCTTTATTGCATAGAGATATTAAGATTGAAAATGTACTTCTGACCTCAAGAGGTCATTATAAACTTTGTGATTTCGGATCTGTGTGTGGGATAATTAGACCTCCTACCAATCCGCAGGAATTCACTTATGTACAACATgatattatgaaaaatacaACGGCTCAATATAGATCGCCAGAAATGATCAATTTAGGTAAGGGTTTGccaattaatgaaaaatctgATATCTGGGCATTAGGtgttttcttatataaACTTTGTTATTATACAACACCGTTTGAGAAAACTGGTGAAAATGCTATACTTCATGCAAGTTTCCAATTCCCCAATTTTCCACATTATAGCGATCGTATGAAAAGTTTGATTAGGATCACATTAAACGTACAACCATCTCAAAGGccaaatatttatcaattattggaagaagtttcaaaaatacaaaatGTTCCATGTCCAATACCAGATTTCTatttacaaagaaaattagCTCAAGCTCAAGCACAAACTCAAGCTCAAGATGTTGTAATGAATGTACCTATACCGTCTTATCCTGTGGCAATACCTGCCAtaaccaataataatggctCTTATAACTACAATATGTCAATAGCAAGTGCAACAATTAATCCTCAAAATgcgaataataataataccaataacaACCCATATACAGTAGCTTCTAATAATGTGACTGGTATTCTACAATCTATAAATGCACCCCTTTTAAATGTCCCTTTACAACCGAATAGACCAATTTCCTCAcaaaaaaaacatataCAAAAATCTCAAACTATGCCCATGCCATCAATGGATGCCAACTTGAAGAAATCAACATGTCAATTAGGCCACACTACCCTATCTATACCcaataagaataatgatgTCATACAAAAAAGGGCAAGTGTAAGCTCTTCTAGAAGCTCACCATTATTACAGGAAAGAATTATATCCACTGATATGTCATTCAGctctgatgatgataaagatgatgattccTCAATTCATACTGATGAACAAAATGTGAAAATTGATACTCAACCATTAACACATACAATTTCGAAaactaaatcattatttgataataatgataatgtcGAACATGGAAGGTCACTAAATAAGCATGCAACCAAAAGGGAGAAACATCGTAGTCTACCCCCATTACAAAGGAATACTCTCAAAAATAATTTCGACCAAATGTACGATGATACTACCCAATCAAACTCAAAATCCTCTACCCCAGAAAAATCTATATTATCTAatcaagaaacaaaagaacaaataaaaaagaaaatgttagaaaaattacaaagagTGAAAAGTATAACAGCTTCAACACCAACATTACCTACTACGTCTAATGACAAGGAAGTGGcacaaaagaaaaaacaaaaccaGTTGTTCCTATAA
- the HDA1 gene encoding histone deacetylase HDA1 (similar to Saccharomyces cerevisiae HDA1 (YNL021W); ancestral locus Anc_2.285), with protein sequence MNGGETTSNNDTIKKRKIDPESRQIIVPPRDAQIHYTPLKTGLCYDVRMRYHAKIFTSYFEYIDPHPEDPRRIYRIYKILAENGLIKDPTLSGIDDIGDLMLKIPVREATSEEILEVHSKEHLDFIESTSKMNREQLLKATESGDSVYFNSDSYASAKLPVGGAIEACKAVVEGRVKNALAVVRPPGHHAEPEAAGGFCLFSNVAIAAKNILKNYPESVRKILILDWDIHHGNGTQKAFYDDDRILYVSLHRFKMGKYYPGTIHGRYDQTGEGKGEGFNCNITWPVGGVGDAEYMWAFEQIVMPMGREFQPDLVIISAGFDAADGDTIGQCHVTPSCYGHMTHMLKSLARGNMAVVLEGGYNLDSIAISALSVAKILIGEPPDELPDVTRDPKPEVIEMIDKVLRIQSKYWKCFKSKFGNAGCDFQEQINNSIATKNFPLQSAIRQQQVRNLSKEFNFSELPIYKSELPEDTILCSSNIYESNTIIICVHDTPEIWAKRDAIQGTIDPSSSIIVDSSLDMIKWAIERKYGVIDINIPQNLLEQENYYSIITAQEVLINLWDNYLKYFPNVNKIAFVGIGDAYSGIVHLLGHRDTRSVVKAVINFVGQKQLKPLVPLVDESLGEWYFKNSLVFSNKNHIYWGDKENKKPRKKYGRVLRCDTDGISNIMEERFEEATDFILDSFEEWSDSE encoded by the coding sequence ATGAACGGCGGAGAAACCACGAGTAACAACGATACGattaagaaaagaaagattgATCCGGAGTCCCGTCAAATAATCGTCCCACCAAGGGATGCTCAAATCCATTACACACCTCTTAAGACGGGTCTATGTTACGATGTCAGAATGAGGTATCATGCTAAGATATTCACTTCATATTTCGAATATATTGATCCTCACCCGGAGGATCCTCGAAGAATTTACCGTATTTATAAGATATTAGCGGAGAATGGACTCATTAAGGACCCCACTTTGAGTGGGATAGATGATATTGGTGATTTGATGTTGAAAATACCGGTCAGAGAAGCTACTAGTGAAGAAATTTTGGAAGTTCATTCTAAGGAACATTTGGATTTTATTGAAAGCACTTCGAAGATGAATAGAGAACAATTGTTGAAAGCTACTGAAAGTGGTGATTCTGTTTATTTTAATAGTGATTCGTATGCTAGTGCAAAACTACCTGTTGGTGGTGCCATTGAAGCTTGTAAAGCGGTGGTAGAAGGGAGAGTTAAAAATGCATTGGCTGTCGTGAGACCTCCGGGCCATCATGCAGAACCAGAAGCTGCTGGAGGGTTTTGTCTTTTCAGTAATGTTGCCATTGCTGCtaagaatattttgaaaaattatccaGAAAGTGTTAGAAAGATTTTAATCTTAGATTGGGATATTCATCATGGGAATGGGACGCAAAAGGCCTTTTATGACGATGATAGAATTCTTTACGTGTCGTTACATAGATTTAAAATGGGGAAATACTATCCCGGCACTATTCATGGTAGATATGATCAAACTGGCGAAGGTAAAGGTGAAGGATTCAACTGTAATATCACTTGGCCAGTAGGTGGTGTCGGTGATGCAGAATATATGTGGGCATTTGAACAAATTGTCATGCCCATGGGGCGTGAATTTCAACCAGATTTAGTGATTATTTCCGCTGGTTTCGATGCAGCAGATGGTGATACCATTGGTCAATGCCATGTTACACCAAGTTGTTATGGTCATATGACACATATGTTGAAATCATTAGCCAGGGGTAACATGGCTGTAGTATTGGAGGGTGGTTATAATTTAGATTCCATTGCCATTAGTGCCTTAAGTGTGGCCAAGATATTAATAGGTGAACCACCAGATGAATTACCAGATGTAACAAGAGATCCTAAACCAGAAGTAATTGAAATGATCGATAAAGTTCTTAGGATACAATCTAAATATTGGAAATGTTTTAAAAGTAAATTTGGTAATGCAGGATGTGATTTCCAAGaacaaattaataattcgATTGCAACGAAAAATTTCCCATTACAAAGTGCCATTCGTCAACAACAAGTGAGAAATTTAAGTAAAGAATTCAACTTTTCAGAACTGCCCATTTACAAATCAGAATTACCTGAAGATACTATACTGTGTTCTtctaatatatatgaatcCAATACTATTATAATATGTGTTCATGATACTCCAGAGATATGGGCTAAACGAGATGCTATTCAAGGGACCATTGatccatcttcatcaattatAGTTGATTCCAGTCTTGATATGATAAAATGGGCCATAGAGAGGAAATATGGAGTCATTGATATAAATATTCCACAAAATCTAttagaacaagaaaattattattcaataataacgGCACAAGAAgtgttaataaatttatgggataattatttaaaatattttcctAATGTTAATAAGATAGCGTTTGTTGGTATTGGTGATGCATATTCTGGTATAGTTCATTTATTGGGCCATAGAGACACAAGATCTGTAGTGAAAGCTGTTATTAATTTTGTTGGACAAAAGCAATTAAAACCTTTGGTCCCATTAGTGGATGAATCATTGGGTGAATggtattttaaaaattcattagtGTTTTCTAATAAGAACCATATATATTGGggtgataaagaaaataagaaaccAAGGAAGAAATATGGTAGAGTATTGAGATGTGATACTGATGGGATAAGTAATATAATGGAGGAAAGATTTGAAGAGGCTACTGATTTTATATTAgattcatttgaagaatgGAGTGACAGCGAATAG
- the RCM1 gene encoding rRNA (cytosine-C5-)-methyltransferase RCM1 (similar to Saccharomyces cerevisiae YNL022C; ancestral locus Anc_2.286) has protein sequence MNFYRDATWVLEYVEQQEAKGRISGSLQTLVLQSCTKYKLKCNPKHVYAVIDSCWKYKPYLEKVMKKSGILDDIPKKKGKPMYSRLTLMLLCHDLLFSKSKRIQMGKHPIKEYVLKHKSRLHSELVRLKLKLKVKNLSEIVDNNDSTEDVTPVRWIRINPLRCYQGRDVNAVLEELGKKFPKRVENWNDIVPGSIYYDEYIPHLYGIHPQDKITSHELYKQGKIIIQDRASCFPAHILNPSKDDIIIDACAAPGNKTTHVASYMFGDAKQEDPHVQIYAFEKDPERAKILEKMIKVAGCSKNIQVTVGDFTKAATPDKFKDVTGFIVDPSCSGSGIFGRKYVDSLNRQRNNDTTDKDKKSTEEDDEVPDEQEDYNKKEDLKTRLAKLSSFQFQVIKHAMSFPTAKKIVYSTCSIHAEENERVVLDLLLDSKVKQWGWKVAAKESVIPTWPRRGKIEEFEEVFRDDPAKCQALADGCIRALPRDDGGIGFFAVCFER, from the coding sequence ATGAACTTCTACAGAGATGCTACGTGGGTATTAGAGTATGTGGAACAACAAGAAGCTAAAGGCCGTATCTCTGGTTCATTGCAAACATTAGTTTTACAAAGTTGTACGAAGTATAAACTGAAATGTAATCCTAAACATGTTTATGCTGTAATAGATTCCTGTTGGAAATATAAACCATATTTGGAAAAAGTTATGAAAAAATCGGGTATTCTAGATGATATACCGAAGAAGAAGGGCAAACCAATGTATTCTAGATTGACTTTAATGTTACTATGtcatgatttattattctcgAAAAGTAAACGTATCCAAATGGGGAAACACCCAATCAAAGAATATGTCTTGAAACATAAGAGCAGATTGCATAGCGAATTAGTGAGACTAAagttgaaattgaaagtgaaaaatcTATCTGAAAtagttgataataatgattctaCAGAAGATGTCACCCCAGTTAGATGGATCCGTATTAACCCATTAAGATGTTATCAGGGTCGCGATGTGAATGCAGTTTTAGAAGAATTAGGTAAAAAATTCCCTAAACGTGTCGAAAATTGGAATGATATTGTTCCTGGTTCGATCTATTACGACGAGTATATTCCTCATCTTTACGGTATTCATCCGCAAGATAAGATTACATCTCATGAACTATATAAGCAAGgtaaaattatcattcaGGATCGTGCATCATGCTTCCCAGCTCATATTTTGAACCCAAGTAAAGATGATATCATCATTGATGCATGCGCTGCTCCAGGTAACAAGACAACACACGTTGCATCGTATATGTTTGGTGATGCTAAACAAGAGGATCCTCATGTTCAAATATATGCATTTGAGAAAGACCCAGAAAGAGCCAAGATTTTGGAGAAAATGATTAAAGTGGCAGGTTGCtctaaaaatattcaagTTACCGTGGGTGATTTCACAAAGGCAGCTACACCAGacaaatttaaagatgttACTGGATTTATCGTAGATCCAAGTTGTTCAGGAAGTGGTATCTTTGGCCGTAAGTATGTGGACTCTTTGAATAGacaaagaaataatgatacaaCAGATAAAGACAAGAAATCCACTGAAGAAGACGATGAGGTTCCtgatgaacaagaagattacaataaaaaagaagacTTGAAAACACGGCTTGCcaaattatcatctttccaatttcaaGTGATCAAGCATGCGATGAGTTTCCCAACCGCGAAGAAAATCGTCTACAGTACATGTTCAATCCATgcagaagaaaatgaacgTGTTGTCTTGGACTTATTGCTTGACTCTAAAGTTAAACAATGGGGATGGAAAGTCGCAGCCAAAGAGAGTGTCATACCAACTTGGCCAAGAAGAGGTAAAATAGAAGAATTCGAGGAAGTTTTCAGAGATGACCCTGCTAAATGTCAAGCTTTGGCAGACGGATGCATCAGAGCTTTACCTAGAGACGATGGTGGTATCGGGTTTTTTGCAGTATGCTTTGAAAGGTAG